The genomic window CAATGCTTGCACCAGCGACAACTAATGCCGGGGTTTTTAGCCTTGATACTTCAGAGGTATAGGCGATCGCCGCATCCACTTCTAAGGCCAGTGCTAGCTTGGCAATGTTGACATCGCTATCTAGGTTGCCCTCACCAGCCTTGAGATAAGACGAAACATCATAGCTGTTCATCGCCCGCACAGGGTTGCCACCTAAGCTGCGGATGGCTGCTGCCAAAGCATCTCGATGAGCCTTATGGTCTGCTTGGTTACGCAATGCCAAGGCTAAAACAGCTTTACCCACATCCGTTGAACTCAAC from Cyanobacteriota bacterium includes these protein-coding regions:
- a CDS encoding ferritin-like domain-containing protein — protein: MQSNRVMNALSRRSLLVGGAIAGASSALGLSMLKPEASIAATPADKRNDITILNGALFYEHQAIWAYGFAASKLSSTDVGKAVLALALRNQADHKAHRDALAAAIRSLGGNPVRAMNSYDVSSYLKAGEGNLDSDVNIAKLALALEVDAAIAYTSEVSRLKTPALVVAGASI